One window of Mediterraneibacter butyricigenes genomic DNA carries:
- a CDS encoding L7Ae/L30e/S12e/Gadd45 family ribosomal protein → MRQDKALSLIGLATKAGKTVSGEFMTEREAKARRAYLVIVAGDASENTKKNFRNMCEYHKVPICFYSDKESLGHAMGKQFRASLAVLDEGFAKGILKNIQEMETSTDRNTIA, encoded by the coding sequence TTGAGACAAGATAAGGCACTCTCCCTGATCGGTCTGGCCACGAAAGCAGGAAAGACTGTGAGCGGAGAATTTATGACGGAGCGGGAAGCAAAGGCAAGACGCGCATATCTTGTGATCGTGGCAGGAGATGCATCAGAAAATACAAAGAAAAATTTTCGGAATATGTGTGAGTATCATAAAGTCCCGATCTGTTTTTACAGTGATAAAGAGAGCCTGGGACATGCGATGGGAAAACAGTTCCGCGCATCACTGGCGGTACTGGATGAGGGGTTCGCAAAAGGAATTCTGAAAAACATTCAGGAAATGGAAACTTCAACAGACAGAAACACGATTGCATAA
- the rnpM gene encoding RNase P modulator RnpM, translating into MSVKKKVPMRKCVGCGEMKNKKEMIRVLKTPEEEFVLDASGKKNGRGAYLCPSGECLERAIKSKGLERSFKQAIPSEVYDELKEEMQTIETR; encoded by the coding sequence TTGAGCGTAAAGAAAAAAGTTCCCATGCGTAAATGCGTAGGATGCGGAGAAATGAAAAATAAAAAAGAAATGATCCGGGTTCTGAAGACACCGGAGGAGGAATTTGTACTGGATGCATCCGGCAAGAAGAACGGCCGGGGTGCATATCTGTGCCCGTCCGGGGAATGTCTGGAGCGTGCGATAAAGAGCAAGGGGCTGGAGCGTTCCTTCAAACAGGCGATTCCGTCTGAGGTATATGATGAATTAAAAGAGGAGATGCAGACGATTGAGACAAGATAA
- the nusA gene encoding transcription termination factor NusA has protein sequence MNTELMEALKVLEEEKNISKDTMLDAIENSLISACKNHFGTSDNIKITMNRETCDYSVIAEKEVVEEVFDPAIEISLEDAKEIDPKLEMGDIAQIPVESKSFGRIATQNAKNLILQKIREEERKVVYDQYFEKEKDIVTGIVQRYVGKNISINLGRADAMLTEQEQVKTEHFKPTERIKLYVVEVKNTPKGPKILVSRTHPELVKRLFEAEVTEVKEGIVEIKSIAREAGSRTKIAVASNDENVDPVGACVGLNGARVNAIVDELRGEKIDIINWSDNPALLIENALSPAKVISVMADPDEKMASVIVPDYQLSLAIGKEGQNARLAARLTGYKIDIKSETQAIESGELPEDYMEQMQMMEEGYEDGYEEEYPAENYTDEEVSQDAVEFQEVEE, from the coding sequence ATGAACACAGAATTAATGGAAGCATTGAAAGTCCTGGAAGAAGAAAAGAACATCAGCAAGGACACGATGCTGGATGCAATCGAAAATTCACTGATCAGTGCATGTAAGAATCATTTCGGAACATCGGATAATATCAAGATTACGATGAACCGTGAGACCTGTGATTATTCCGTAATTGCGGAAAAGGAAGTCGTAGAAGAAGTATTTGATCCGGCAATCGAGATCAGCCTGGAAGATGCAAAGGAGATCGATCCGAAGCTGGAGATGGGAGACATCGCACAGATCCCGGTAGAGTCCAAATCTTTCGGACGAATCGCAACACAGAACGCAAAGAACCTGATCTTACAGAAGATCCGCGAAGAAGAACGGAAAGTCGTTTACGATCAGTATTTTGAAAAAGAGAAAGATATCGTAACAGGTATTGTACAGCGTTATGTTGGCAAAAATATCAGCATCAATCTGGGAAGAGCCGATGCAATGCTGACAGAGCAGGAACAGGTAAAGACCGAGCATTTCAAACCGACCGAGCGTATCAAGCTTTATGTGGTAGAAGTGAAGAACACACCGAAGGGACCGAAGATCCTGGTATCCCGTACCCATCCGGAGCTTGTAAAGCGTCTCTTTGAGGCTGAGGTGACGGAAGTAAAAGAAGGAATCGTTGAGATCAAGAGCATTGCAAGAGAAGCAGGATCCAGAACCAAGATCGCTGTGGCATCCAATGATGAGAATGTAGATCCGGTAGGAGCATGTGTAGGATTAAACGGAGCACGTGTCAATGCGATCGTAGATGAGTTAAGAGGCGAGAAGATCGACATTATCAACTGGAGTGACAACCCGGCACTTCTGATTGAAAATGCTCTGAGTCCGGCCAAGGTCATTTCTGTTATGGCGGATCCGGATGAGAAGATGGCAAGCGTGATCGTTCCGGATTATCAGTTATCTCTGGCAATCGGAAAAGAAGGACAGAATGCAAGACTTGCAGCCCGTCTGACCGGATACAAGATCGATATCAAGAGTGAGACACAGGCAATCGAATCCGGAGAACTGCCGGAAGATTATATGGAACAGATGCAGATGATGGAAGAAGGATACGAGGATGGATATGAGGAAGAGTATCCGGCTGAGAATTATACAGACGAAGAAGTATCCCAGGATGCAGTCGAGTTTCAGGAAGTAGAAGAATAA
- the rimP gene encoding ribosome maturation factor RimP produces the protein MARREEYEQKTETLLEPIITRLGFELVDVEYVKEGGQWYLRAYIDKPGGITVDDCEAVSREFSDILDEKDYIEDSYIFEVSSPGLGRPLKKEKDFKRSLGEEVEVRTYRAIDHQKEFIGILDGYDKDTVTIAYEDGEKQTFEKKEIALIRLAFDF, from the coding sequence TTGGCGAGAAGAGAAGAATACGAGCAAAAGACAGAAACATTACTGGAACCGATCATCACACGTCTGGGGTTTGAATTGGTAGACGTTGAGTATGTAAAAGAAGGCGGTCAGTGGTATTTGCGGGCTTATATTGATAAGCCAGGCGGAATCACGGTAGACGACTGCGAGGCTGTCAGCCGGGAATTTTCCGATATTCTGGATGAGAAAGATTATATTGAAGACAGCTATATATTTGAGGTAAGTTCTCCGGGACTCGGAAGACCTCTGAAAAAAGAGAAAGATTTTAAGAGAAGTCTTGGGGAAGAAGTGGAAGTCCGTACCTATCGTGCCATCGATCACCAGAAAGAGTTTATCGGAATCCTGGATGGATATGATAAAGATACGGTGACGATCGCGTATGAAGACGGAGAAAAACAGACATTTGAGAAAAAAGAAATCGCTTTGATTCGACTGGCGTTTGATTTCTGA
- a CDS encoding DNA gyrase/topoisomerase IV subunit A — MSESQIIRTEYSDVMKKSYIDYAMSVIIARALPDVRDGLKPVQRRTLYDMHELGIRYDRPYRKCARIVGDTMGKYHPHGDSSIYEALVVMAQDFKKGMVLVDGHGNFGSIEGDGAAAMRYTEARLAKLTQEVYLADLDKNVVDFGPNFDETEKEPLVLPVRIPNLLVNGAEGIAVGMATSIPTHNLGEVVDAVKAYMMDNEITTKGLMKYIKGPDFPTGGIVVNKDDLAHIYENGQGKIKLRGKVEVEELKGGKKQLVISEIPYTMIGSGIGKFLNDVYHLVETKLTSDITDISNQSSKEGIRIVLELKKGADVENLENMLYKKTRLEDTFGVNMLAVANGRPETLSLKQIIEHHVDFQFELSTRKYRTLLAKEQEKKEVQEGLIKACNVIDLIIEILRGSKNVKDAKACLIRGETENIQFKSKISKKMAAMLRFTERQATAILEMRLYRLIGLEIEALEREHEQTLKNIARYEDLLNNYDSMAELIMSELDEIKKNYGRKRRTKVENAEEAVFEEKKIEEQEVVFLMDRFGYARTVDPSVYERNKEAADQENKYIVHCLNTGKICMFTDTGKMHQVKVLDLPYGRFRDKGTPIDNVSNYDSTEEQIVYICDGEQLRYAKLLFATRQGMIKKVEGSEFLVSKRTIVATKLQDEDALIGVWLVTEGQQAVLRTKGGYFLRFAADDIPQKKKGAVGVRGIRLQKKDELEEVYLFTEGTETKVKVGEREVTLNRLKQAKRDGVGTKSR; from the coding sequence ATGAGTGAATCACAGATCATCCGAACAGAATATTCGGATGTAATGAAAAAATCATATATCGATTATGCGATGAGCGTAATCATTGCCCGTGCCCTGCCGGATGTGAGGGACGGGCTGAAGCCGGTGCAGAGAAGAACCCTTTACGATATGCATGAGCTTGGAATCCGTTATGACAGACCTTATCGAAAATGCGCCCGTATCGTGGGAGATACCATGGGTAAATATCATCCGCACGGGGACAGTTCCATTTATGAAGCTCTGGTGGTGATGGCGCAGGACTTTAAAAAAGGTATGGTGCTGGTGGATGGCCACGGAAATTTCGGCTCCATCGAAGGAGACGGAGCCGCTGCCATGCGTTATACGGAAGCACGGCTTGCGAAACTGACTCAGGAAGTGTATCTGGCAGATCTGGATAAAAATGTGGTGGATTTCGGGCCAAACTTTGATGAGACAGAAAAAGAACCTCTGGTTTTGCCGGTTCGGATTCCGAATCTGCTGGTAAATGGCGCAGAAGGAATTGCGGTTGGTATGGCAACCAGCATCCCTACCCATAATCTGGGAGAAGTGGTGGATGCGGTCAAAGCCTATATGATGGACAACGAGATTACTACAAAAGGATTGATGAAGTATATTAAAGGACCGGATTTCCCAACGGGAGGAATTGTAGTCAACAAGGATGATCTGGCCCATATCTATGAAAACGGGCAGGGCAAGATCAAACTTCGCGGAAAAGTAGAGGTCGAGGAATTAAAAGGCGGAAAGAAACAACTGGTGATTTCTGAGATCCCTTATACCATGATCGGAAGCGGAATCGGCAAATTCCTAAACGATGTATATCATCTGGTGGAGACAAAGCTGACTTCTGATATCACGGACATTTCCAACCAGTCCTCCAAAGAGGGAATCAGGATCGTGCTGGAGCTGAAAAAGGGTGCGGACGTTGAGAATCTGGAAAATATGCTCTATAAGAAGACCAGACTGGAAGATACTTTCGGTGTCAATATGCTGGCAGTGGCAAATGGCAGACCGGAGACATTAAGTCTGAAACAGATCATCGAACATCATGTGGATTTTCAGTTTGAACTTTCTACCAGAAAGTACCGGACACTTCTTGCAAAAGAGCAGGAAAAGAAGGAAGTGCAGGAAGGGCTGATTAAGGCCTGCAACGTGATCGATCTGATCATCGAGATCCTGCGTGGAAGTAAAAATGTAAAAGATGCAAAGGCCTGCCTGATCCGGGGAGAGACGGAGAACATCCAGTTCAAATCCAAGATCTCCAAAAAGATGGCAGCCATGCTGCGCTTTACAGAGCGACAGGCAACTGCCATTCTGGAGATGCGTCTGTACCGACTGATCGGTTTGGAAATCGAGGCTCTGGAGAGAGAACACGAACAGACGCTGAAAAATATCGCAAGATATGAAGATCTTCTGAACAACTACGATTCCATGGCGGAGTTGATCATGTCCGAACTGGATGAGATCAAGAAAAATTATGGAAGAAAACGTCGCACAAAGGTTGAAAATGCAGAGGAAGCCGTCTTTGAAGAAAAGAAGATCGAAGAACAGGAAGTGGTCTTCCTGATGGATCGGTTCGGGTATGCAAGAACGGTGGATCCGTCTGTGTATGAACGGAACAAAGAGGCGGCCGATCAGGAAAACAAATACATTGTACATTGTCTGAATACCGGGAAGATCTGTATGTTTACAGATACCGGAAAGATGCATCAGGTCAAAGTACTGGATCTGCCTTACGGAAGATTCCGGGACAAGGGAACCCCGATTGACAATGTGAGCAATTATGACAGTACCGAAGAACAGATCGTCTATATCTGTGACGGAGAACAGCTTCGGTATGCAAAACTGTTATTTGCTACCAGACAGGGAATGATCAAGAAAGTAGAGGGAAGCGAGTTCCTGGTATCCAAACGAACCATTGTGGCAACGAAACTTCAGGACGAGGATGCGCTGATCGGTGTCTGGCTGGTAACAGAAGGACAGCAGGCGGTACTTCGGACAAAGGGAGGATATTTCCTTCGGTTTGCAGCGGATGATATTCCGCAGAAGAAAAAAGGAGCCGTGGGAGTCCGTGGAATCCGTCTCCAGAAAAAAGATGAACTGGAAGAAGTGTATCTGTTTACGGAAGGAACAGAGACGAAAGTAAAAGTGGGAGAACGGGAAGTGACTTTGAACCGTCTGAAGCAGGCAAAACGGGATGGCGTTGGCACAAAGAGCCGTTAA
- a CDS encoding DNA gyrase/topoisomerase IV subunit B, whose translation MAKKNTYDADSISILEGLEAVRKRPGMYIGSVSTKGLNHLVYEIVDNAVDEHLAGFCTEIHVTLEADGSATVEDNGRGVPVGMHAKGVSAARIVYTTLHAGGKFDDSAYKTSGGLHGVGSSVVNALSTHMDVWISREGAIHHDRYEQGHPVIELENGLLPVVGKTRKTGTKVNFLPDDTIFEKTKFRAEEIKSRMHETAYLNPSLTIVFEDKRPDSQEKVTYHEPDGILGFIRELNEKKEAIHDPIYFKGTAEGIEVEIALQYVNEFHENVLGFCNNIYNAEGGTHLTGFKTTFTTVMNQYAREIGVLKEKDANFTGADIRNGMTAIVSIKHPDPRFEGQTKTKLDNPDASKATGKVTGDEMVLYFDRNLETLKKILSCAEKAAKIRKTEEKAKTNLLTKQKYSFDSNGKLANCESRDASKCEIFIVEGDSAGGSAKTARNRKYQAILPIRGKILNVEKASIDKVLANAEIKTMINAFGCGFSEGYGNDFDITKLRYDKIIIMADADVDGAHISTLLLTLFYRFMPELIYEGHVYIAMPPLYKAMPKNGEEEYLYDDKALEHYRKKHTGPFTLQRYKGLGEMDAQQLWETTLDPEHRMLKLVEIEDARMASSVTEMLMGTEVPPRRSFIYKNATEAELDI comes from the coding sequence ATGGCAAAGAAAAATACATACGATGCAGACAGTATTTCGATCCTGGAAGGACTGGAAGCGGTACGAAAGCGTCCGGGAATGTATATCGGAAGTGTGTCTACGAAGGGATTGAATCATCTGGTTTACGAGATCGTAGATAATGCGGTGGATGAGCATCTCGCCGGATTCTGTACGGAGATCCATGTGACACTGGAGGCGGACGGGTCTGCGACTGTGGAAGATAACGGACGTGGTGTTCCGGTGGGAATGCACGCAAAAGGAGTTTCGGCAGCACGAATTGTATATACGACGCTGCATGCCGGCGGTAAATTTGACGATTCGGCTTATAAGACCAGCGGAGGTCTTCACGGAGTCGGTTCTTCTGTTGTAAACGCACTGTCCACCCATATGGATGTGTGGATCAGCCGGGAAGGAGCAATCCATCATGACCGGTACGAACAGGGACATCCGGTGATCGAACTGGAAAACGGCCTGCTGCCAGTGGTTGGCAAGACCAGAAAGACCGGAACGAAGGTGAACTTCCTGCCGGATGATACGATCTTCGAGAAGACGAAGTTCCGCGCAGAAGAGATCAAAAGCAGGATGCATGAGACGGCGTACTTAAACCCGTCTCTGACGATCGTGTTCGAGGATAAAAGACCGGACAGCCAGGAAAAAGTAACCTATCATGAACCGGACGGAATCCTTGGATTTATCCGGGAATTAAATGAAAAGAAAGAAGCGATCCACGATCCCATTTATTTTAAAGGAACGGCAGAGGGGATTGAAGTGGAGATCGCGTTGCAGTATGTCAATGAATTCCATGAAAATGTACTGGGCTTCTGTAATAACATTTATAATGCGGAAGGCGGAACCCATCTGACCGGATTTAAGACGACCTTTACGACGGTGATGAACCAGTATGCCCGTGAGATCGGGGTGCTGAAAGAGAAGGATGCCAATTTTACCGGAGCGGATATCCGAAACGGAATGACGGCGATCGTCTCCATCAAACATCCGGATCCGAGATTTGAGGGACAGACCAAGACGAAGCTGGACAACCCGGATGCATCCAAGGCCACCGGAAAGGTGACGGGGGATGAGATGGTTCTGTATTTTGACAGAAACCTGGAAACTCTGAAAAAGATCCTGTCCTGTGCGGAAAAGGCAGCAAAAATCCGAAAGACGGAAGAGAAGGCAAAGACCAATCTGCTGACCAAACAGAAATATTCCTTTGACAGTAACGGAAAGCTGGCAAACTGTGAGAGCAGAGATGCTTCCAAATGTGAGATTTTTATCGTGGAGGGAGATTCTGCGGGCGGATCTGCGAAGACAGCCAGAAACCGAAAATATCAGGCAATCCTTCCGATTCGCGGAAAGATTCTGAATGTGGAGAAGGCGAGCATTGACAAAGTCCTTGCAAATGCGGAGATCAAGACCATGATCAATGCATTTGGCTGTGGATTTTCCGAAGGATACGGCAACGATTTTGATATCACAAAACTGCGGTATGACAAGATTATTATTATGGCGGATGCGGATGTGGACGGAGCCCATATCTCCACCCTTTTGTTAACATTGTTCTACCGGTTTATGCCGGAACTGATCTATGAAGGACATGTCTATATCGCCATGCCGCCGCTTTATAAAGCGATGCCGAAGAATGGGGAAGAAGAGTATCTGTATGATGATAAGGCTCTGGAACATTACCGAAAAAAACATACCGGTCCGTTTACGCTGCAGCGTTACAAAGGTCTGGGTGAGATGGACGCGCAGCAGCTCTGGGAGACAACGCTGGATCCGGAGCACCGGATGTTGAAGCTGGTAGAGATCGAGGATGCGAGAATGGCCTCCAGTGTGACGGAAATGCTGATGGGAACCGAAGTTCCGCCGAGACGTTCTTTCATATATAAGAATGCCACAGAAGCAGAGCTGGATATCTGA
- a CDS encoding stage II sporulation protein P: protein MRKGRFMVPVCIFFILWLGNLFLQEKLLGLAERLYLPGFSYLKEENEKSGEDWLLEQAIRLLPYLAFTSEKQAYAGEVEDPQTIARILKEQAEDETFAEAEEKREADPTQSSGENAPTDGGFSMEKLQDFEYLLNRFYTVDSITMIGPEQLNIQDLMSRSSKIDRSVQGPKILIFHTHSQETFADSVPGDPNTSIVGIGEYLTELLNQKGIETLHHTGVYDLVDGKLDRSNAYELVEPQVRKILKENPSIQVAIDLHRDGVADTTHLVTEIAGKPTAKIMFFNGLSRTRTNGDIAYLANPYIQENLSFSFQMQLACETRYPGYARHIYLKGYRYSLHMLPKSLLIEAGAQTNTVGEMKNSMEILADVLYGVVIE, encoded by the coding sequence ATGAGAAAAGGAAGGTTTATGGTGCCCGTCTGTATTTTTTTCATTCTGTGGCTGGGCAATTTGTTTTTACAGGAAAAATTATTAGGTCTGGCGGAAAGACTTTATCTTCCGGGCTTTTCTTATCTGAAAGAAGAAAACGAAAAAAGCGGAGAGGACTGGTTGCTGGAGCAGGCAATCCGTCTGCTGCCATATCTGGCATTTACATCGGAAAAACAGGCTTATGCCGGAGAAGTAGAGGATCCGCAGACGATTGCGAGGATTTTAAAAGAACAGGCAGAGGATGAGACTTTTGCGGAAGCAGAAGAAAAACGGGAGGCAGATCCGACGCAAAGTTCCGGGGAAAACGCTCCGACAGACGGGGGATTTTCCATGGAGAAATTGCAGGATTTTGAATATCTTCTGAACCGGTTTTATACAGTGGACAGCATTACGATGATCGGTCCGGAGCAGTTGAATATTCAAGACCTGATGAGTCGGAGTTCGAAAATTGACAGAAGTGTACAAGGCCCAAAGATCCTGATCTTTCACACCCATTCCCAGGAGACCTTTGCGGATTCTGTGCCGGGGGATCCGAACACGTCGATCGTAGGGATCGGAGAGTATCTGACAGAGCTTCTGAACCAAAAAGGAATCGAGACGCTGCATCATACCGGCGTTTATGATCTGGTGGACGGAAAACTGGATCGTAGTAACGCATACGAACTGGTGGAGCCGCAGGTTCGGAAGATTTTGAAAGAAAATCCGTCAATCCAGGTCGCAATCGATCTGCATCGGGATGGTGTGGCGGATACGACCCATCTGGTTACGGAGATCGCCGGAAAGCCGACGGCAAAGATCATGTTTTTTAACGGGCTGAGCAGAACCCGGACCAATGGGGACATCGCGTATCTGGCAAACCCATATATTCAGGAGAATCTGTCGTTTTCCTTTCAGATGCAACTGGCCTGTGAGACCAGGTATCCGGGTTATGCCAGACATATTTATCTGAAGGGATACCGGTACAGTCTGCATATGCTTCCGAAATCTCTTCTGATCGAGGCCGGGGCGCAGACGAATACGGTGGGAGAGATGAAAAATTCCATGGAAATCCTGGCGGATGTTCTATATGGTGTAGTGATAGAGTGA
- the gpr gene encoding GPR endopeptidase — MLDRYEVRTDLALEEKEKFESDDVEVKGVILEEDYDAEREIQMTRVIIQTEKGARTMGKPVGTYITLEAPNLVVPDESYHREVSVRLAGHVKELMEKLGFREKEDCSVLIVGLGNRDVTPDALGPNVADQVCVNRHVVKEYGKYAMGMDVMNLVSAITPGVMGKTGMETVEIVRGIVEQTHPDLVIAVDALAARNSKRLNRTIQIADTGIHPGSGVGNHRNGLTRESLGVPVIAIGVPTVVDAATIVNDTMENLIRALETSDSLKGVGEVLRSYNGTEKYELVKELISPHLNGMYMTPKDVDEMVVQIGFTISEGLNLLFAGDRNEKNEGLSS; from the coding sequence ATGTTGGACAGATATGAAGTACGTACCGATCTGGCATTGGAGGAAAAGGAAAAGTTCGAGTCAGATGATGTGGAAGTGAAAGGTGTGATTCTGGAAGAGGACTATGATGCGGAGCGGGAAATCCAAATGACCCGGGTGATCATCCAGACGGAAAAAGGTGCCAGAACCATGGGAAAACCGGTGGGGACGTATATTACGCTGGAGGCGCCAAATCTGGTAGTGCCGGATGAATCCTACCACAGGGAGGTATCTGTCAGACTGGCAGGTCATGTGAAGGAATTGATGGAAAAGCTGGGGTTTCGTGAAAAGGAAGACTGCTCGGTGCTGATCGTAGGACTTGGCAACCGGGATGTAACACCGGATGCTCTGGGGCCAAACGTGGCAGATCAGGTCTGTGTAAACCGGCATGTAGTCAAAGAATATGGGAAATATGCGATGGGAATGGATGTGATGAATCTGGTCAGTGCGATCACGCCGGGCGTGATGGGAAAAACCGGTATGGAAACGGTGGAGATCGTGAGAGGAATCGTGGAGCAGACTCATCCGGATCTGGTGATCGCGGTGGATGCATTGGCAGCGAGAAACAGTAAAAGATTAAATCGGACGATCCAGATCGCAGACACGGGGATTCATCCTGGCTCCGGTGTGGGAAACCACAGAAACGGACTTACCAGAGAAAGCCTGGGGGTTCCGGTGATCGCAATCGGGGTTCCTACGGTGGTGGATGCAGCCACGATCGTCAATGATACCATGGAAAATCTGATCCGCGCGCTGGAAACATCCGACAGTCTGAAAGGGGTGGGAGAAGTGCTGCGATCCTATAACGGGACAGAAAAATATGAACTGGTGAAAGAACTGATTTCTCCTCATTTGAACGGAATGTATATGACGCCGAAAGATGTGGATGAAATGGTGGTGCAGATCGGATTTACGATTTCAGAAGGACTGAACCTGTTATTTGCAGGTGACAGGAATGAAAAAAATGAAGGTTTAAGTTCATAA
- the rpsT gene encoding 30S ribosomal protein S20 produces the protein MANIKSAKKRILVTETKTARNKAIKSKVKTMVKKVEAAVEAKDVAAAQDALKAAISEINKAGTKGVYHKKTCSRKIARLSKAVSAIA, from the coding sequence TTGGCTAATATTAAATCTGCAAAGAAAAGAATTCTCGTTACAGAGACAAAGACTGCCAGAAACAAAGCAATCAAATCTAAAGTTAAAACAATGGTAAAGAAGGTAGAAGCTGCTGTTGAAGCAAAAGACGTTGCTGCTGCTCAGGACGCACTGAAAGCTGCAATTTCCGAGATCAACAAAGCTGGAACAAAGGGTGTTTACCACAAGAAGACATGTTCCAGAAAAATCGCTCGTCTTTCCAAGGCTGTATCTGCAATCGCTTAA
- the ilvC gene encoding ketol-acid reductoisomerase gives MAARIFYQEDCNLSVLEGQKIAIIGYGSQGHAHALNLKDSGCDVIIGLYEGSKSWKRAEEQGFQVFTAAEAAKQADIIMILINDELQADMYKKDIEPNLEEGNMLMFAHGFNIHFGCITPPANVDVTMIAPKAPGHTVRSEYVAGKGTPCLIAVEQDATGKAWDRALAYGLAIGGARAGLLETTYRVETETDLFGEQAVLCGGVCALMQAGFETLCEAGYDPRNAYFECIHEMKLIVDLIYQSGFAGMRYSISNTAEYGDYITGPKIITEDTKKAMKKILSDIQDGTFAKEFLLDMSPAGRQVHFKAMRKKAAEHQAEKVGEEIRKLYSWSNEDKLINN, from the coding sequence ATGGCAGCAAGAATTTTTTATCAGGAAGACTGTAATCTTTCTGTATTGGAAGGACAGAAGATCGCAATCATCGGATACGGAAGTCAGGGACATGCACACGCTCTGAACCTGAAAGATTCCGGATGCGATGTTATCATCGGACTTTATGAAGGAAGCAAATCCTGGAAGAGAGCTGAAGAGCAGGGATTCCAGGTGTTTACAGCAGCAGAAGCAGCAAAACAGGCTGATATCATTATGATCCTGATCAACGATGAACTTCAGGCAGATATGTACAAGAAAGACATCGAGCCAAACCTGGAAGAAGGAAACATGCTGATGTTTGCTCATGGATTTAACATTCACTTCGGATGTATCACACCTCCGGCAAATGTAGATGTTACCATGATCGCACCAAAGGCACCGGGACATACAGTAAGAAGTGAGTATGTAGCAGGAAAAGGAACACCGTGTCTGATTGCTGTTGAGCAGGATGCAACAGGAAAAGCATGGGATCGTGCACTGGCTTATGGTCTTGCAATCGGTGGAGCAAGAGCTGGACTTCTTGAGACAACCTACAGAGTAGAGACAGAGACAGACCTCTTCGGTGAGCAGGCAGTTCTTTGTGGTGGTGTATGTGCTCTGATGCAGGCTGGATTTGAGACTCTGTGTGAGGCTGGATATGATCCGAGAAATGCATATTTTGAGTGTATCCACGAAATGAAACTGATCGTTGACCTGATCTATCAGTCAGGATTTGCAGGAATGAGATACTCCATCTCCAATACTGCTGAGTATGGCGATTACATTACAGGACCGAAGATCATTACAGAAGATACAAAGAAAGCTATGAAGAAGATCCTGTCCGATATCCAGGATGGAACTTTCGCAAAAGAGTTCTTGCTTGATATGTCACCGGCAGGACGTCAGGTACACTTCAAGGCTATGAGAAAGAAAGCTGCAGAGCATCAGGCTGAAAAGGTTGGAGAAGAAATCAGAAAACTGTACAGCTGGAGCAACGAAGATAAGCTGATCAACAACTAA
- the ilvN gene encoding acetolactate synthase small subunit, whose product MRKQVYSLIVDNTPGVLSRIAGLFSRRGYSIDSITAGVTADPRFTRITVVATGDEVILSQIEKQVRKLEDVREIKLLKDDDSVYRELIIVKVRVDASHRAEVISLADIFRAKVVDVEKECLMIELTGNQSKLEAFLNLLDGYEILELARTGITGLARGLKDVTYL is encoded by the coding sequence ATGAGAAAGCAAGTTTATTCATTGATTGTCGATAATACTCCGGGTGTCCTGAGTCGAATCGCAGGACTGTTCAGCCGAAGAGGATACAGTATCGACAGTATTACAGCCGGTGTTACGGCTGATCCGAGATTTACCAGAATTACGGTAGTTGCGACAGGAGACGAGGTGATCCTGTCCCAGATCGAGAAGCAGGTACGCAAACTGGAAGATGTAAGAGAGATCAAGCTTTTAAAGGATGATGATTCTGTTTACCGCGAGTTGATCATCGTAAAAGTCAGAGTTGATGCATCTCATCGTGCTGAAGTGATTTCACTGGCGGATATTTTCCGTGCGAAAGTCGTGGATGTGGAAAAAGAATGCCTGATGATCGAGCTGACGGGAAATCAGTCCAAGTTGGAAGCATTTTTAAATCTTCTGGATGGATATGAGATCCTGGAACTGGCGAGAACCGGAATTACGGGACTGGCCAGAGGACTGAAGGATGTTACTTATCTCTAG